CACGTTGGGTTTGGTGCAACATCGATTTTCCGGTAGATTATTTAGAAAAACCGTGGAGGAATATTTATGGGTAGCAGGATTAGTTTTAGGAATAACCTTTTTTTTAAGCCGTTGGCAATAGCAGTAGAGGAGTAGTAAGGCCTATAATACATATTAACCTATAATAATTATAGGACTTTTCACAAAATCTTCTGATTGTTTTCACGATTTGGATTGTCATATCAAGCTTTTTTCATCGTGGTGGTTTGATATAGTCTTGTGGATAACTTTAGAGGACTACTTAGATAAGATAATAGATATTAGTAATTTGATATTAAAAGTTTACTGGCATGTTTAGTAGGGGTGTGGAGGTAGGAGAAGAATTGGAATTAATCTTTACTACCCTAAGGAGAGTTGTCAGCAATTGATAGGTTAGGGCTTTATTCGGGTATTGATTATGTCGCACAATGTATCTTTTGCGACCATGCTTCAGGCAATGGGGAGAGGGGGTGTTTGTTAGTACAAAGTTGTCGAATAAAAAATATTTAGAAATTTTTTTAAATATATCAGCTATTTAATTTTTGTAATTCCTCTATTTCAGGCGGATTAGCCTTTTTTTGGTTTGACTAACCTTTCCCGAAACTATCAGACCCTCACCTACTATAAAACAACGATCATTACCATGCGGAAAAACAAAACGGGCTCTAGACGCGATTCTACGCGGTTTTCCTGAGGAAAAATGAGCGATCAAACTATTTGTTATTAGTTAAAACTGTGATATAACCTGGTTCAATTGGCCCAGCCAATTTGTCGTTTTTTGAAAGTTGACGAATGGTCTTAATGATTTTATCAGGACTGTGCTTTTGTTTTGTCCTTGACAATAAATTATTAATGTCGCACAATGTAACCGGTTGCGGAAAATTTATCCACAGCTAAAACTTATAGTATGCGAGAAATCAATGATAAAAAAGATTGATATAGCAACCTATCCCCTACTTATCCACATCCTGGCAGGTAAAAGACATGAGTGCTAAGGATAAAATACAAACAAAAAACGAAGTCAGGCGTAATCAATATGTCGAAGAGTATTTGGAGTACCTGGAGATTGAACGGAACTGCTCGAGGCTGACAATCAGAAACTACCGGCATTATCTTTACCGTTTTCTCGAGTGGACAGACAAAAATCTAGCCAAGTTTGAGTTGACCCAGTTAAGTTTAGACCAGGTGACGAAGTACCGGGTATTTTTAGCCAGATTTTTAAGTTTAAAAAATGAACCGCTCAGTCGGGCGACTCAGTCTTATCACGTTATCGCTTTGAGGTCGTTTTTAAAATATTTGATTAAGAGGGACGTAAAAACATTGGCGCCGGAGAAGATTGAGCTGCCGAAAAGCGAAAGTAAGTCGTTAAAATTTTTAACCGGAGAGCAGGTGGAAAGATTGTTAGGCAGTGTGGGGATTGCCACCCTCTCAGAATTGAGGGATAAGGCGATTTTAGAGACTTTGTTTTCCACGGGCTTGAGGGTGTCCGAGTTGGTCAAGTTAAATAAGGGGGAAATCGATATAGACAGAGGTGAGTTCGGGGTCATTGGGAAAGGTGGCCGGCAGAGAGTGGTGTTTTTATCTAAAAGAGCCAAAGAGTGGCTGAAGCGGTATTTGGCAAAACGGGAAGACGAAGATGAGCCGCTGTTTATTAACTTACGGTACAAAGGGGATAAAGGTCGGTTAACTTGCCGGTCGGTGCAGCGGATTGTTAAAAAGTACGTCCGGGTGGCTAAATTACCGGTGAAGATTACCCCACATGGGCTAAGACATTCTTTTGCGACTGATTTGCTGACCGGCGGAGCGGATATCCGGGCGGTCCAGGAAATGCTGGGGCATAAAAATATCGCCACGACCCAAATCTACACTCATGTTACCAATCAGCGCTTAAAAGAGATTTACGACAAAACGCATTTGGGAAACAGATAACACACCTTCAAGGATTATCCCTGTAGGTATATGATTAATATATGCCGGCTAAAAATGTAATTAAGCAATATAAGCCTAATAGTTATTATCATATTTACAATCGAGGTGTCGCGAAACAAAAAATCTTTTTAGATGCGGCTGATTATAAAAAATTCTTGAGTTATCTGAAGTTATATTTGATGCCATTTAACCTTCAAGGATTATCCCTGAAGGTGGCGCCCTCGAGAATGTTAAAAAACTATACCGATGAGGTTAAATTAATTTGTTATTGTTTAATGCCTAATCATTTTCACTTGTTAGTTTGGCAAAAAAGTATTGATTCGATTAACCATTTTATGAGGTCATTAGGGACAAAATTTTCAATGTATTTTAATCGTCGCTACAAAAGAGTTGGTCCAGTTTTTCAAAGTACTTATAAAGCGGTCGAGGTTGAGTCCGAAGAACAGCTGATTTATTTATCAAAGTACATTCATTGTAATCCGAAAGATATATTGCCTACAGGGATAATCCTTGAAGGCTATAAATACTCCAGTTATCTAAATTATTTAGGGATTATTAACCAAAGTTGGGTTAAACACGAAGATATCTTAGAAATGCCTTTTTTCCGAGGAAAGAGTCTTTCTTACAAAAAATTTGTTGAAGAATCAGACGAAAGAGATTTAATTGTAATCAAGAATGATCTATTAGAAGACCTACAGGGATAATCCTTGTAGGTCATTAGATTTTATAGACGGAATCGTAATCGTCAGGATCGCCCGCGGTTCCCTTACAGTTTAAGAGAACTACCACAGTTGGTTTTTCTGAACCATCTGGGTCAATACACATATCTTGGTAAAGTTTGCGAGTGGAGATTTTTAGATAAGAGGCTAGTTTACTAAATGGTTCAAACGTTATAAACGTAGGTTCTTCTGCAGGAAAATTGATTATTATTCTTTTATCTGTACTTTCTTCAGCAAGCGGAAGTATTTCTTCTTCTAGCTTATGACAAATAATGATTACCGGAACCGGACCGACTTGGCCGGAAAAATATTTTAGAAGAGTTTGAGGAACTGTTTGTCTATCTGGATCAACAATAAGATGATTTTTAAGAAATTTTCCCAGATTACTGTCAAAAGATGCTGGTTCCCTAGTGACATTGCTAAATTCCGGTAATCTACTCATATTTTTAACAAAAAACTGCCTCTCTGGGCAGTTGATTAAAGTGATTATACCACATTTTTATTCTTCTTCTGTTTCCTGTTTTTCCAAGAGGGCGACGGCGGCGACGGAATCGGCAGATTTGGCAAAGCGCATTAAAATCACTCCTTGGGTAGTGCGGCCGATACGTTTAATGTTTTTCAAGGGCAATTTAATTACCTGGGCTTTTTTGGAAGTGAGAATGACGGTTTCAATAATTTCGGTGACCAGCTGGGCAGAGACTAGTTTGCCGGTTTTCTCAGTGACCTGACTGGCTTTAACACCTTTGCCGCCGCGTTTTTGCAAAGGATACTCGGAGATGTCGGTCCGTTTACCCAAACCTTTTTCCATGACTACTAAAATATCCTGGAAGAATTTTCGTTTACCCTTAACCTTTTTACGCAGAGGGTTAAAAACCGCCATGCCGACAACATAATCAGTCGGATTTAAGCGGATGCCCCGAATACCGCGGCAAGACCGGCCCAAAGGACGACTATCGGTTTCGTTGAAATGAATTGACTGGCCGGAATAGGAAACTAAAAGAATGTGGTCGTGGCCGGAAGTCTGCTTGACCCAAACCAGTTGGTCATCCTTATCCAGTTTAATGGCAATAATTCCGCTACTACGAATGTTGCTGTAAGCGGCAGTGGCGGTTTTTTTAATCACGCCCTGACGGGTAACCATTAACAGATAACCTTCGTTGAGTTTGTCTTTGGCTAAACTTAAAACTGACTGGATTTTTTCCGTTGATTCGATATTGATTAAATTAATGATTGCCTGACCCTTGGCTTGGCGGGAGCCGGCGGGAATTTCATAAACTTTTAACCTAAAAACCCGCCCCTTGTCCGTAAAGATCAAGAGAACGTCGTGAGTATTAGCGGAAAAAATCTGATTAACCTCATCTTCTTCTTTGGTAGCCATACCGGTGACGCCTTTGCCGCCGCGGCGCTGAGAACGGTAAGTATTCATCGGCATGCGTTTGATGTAGCCGGTTTTGGTCATGGTGACGAGACAAGCTTCTTCCGGTTCCAGGTCTTCTTCGGAAAACTGTTTTAAAGAGTTTTTAATAATTTTGGTGCGGCGCGGGTCGGCATATTTTTGCTTTAAATCCTTTAATTCCTGAGTGATGGTAGTAATAACTTTAGCCGGATTCAACAGCAAGGCAATCAAAATATCAATAGTTTTTTTGATGGCCCGATACTCGTCTTCAATTTTTTGTCTTTCCAGGGCGGCCAGGCGCCTAAGTTGCATATCCAAAATTGCTTGGGCCTGAATTTCCGAAAGCTTGAATTTTTTCATTAAATTAATTTTGGCGGTATCGGCGTCTTTGGATTTTTTAATGGTGGTGATCACCGCATCTAAATTATCAAGGGCAATTTTCAAACCTTCCAAAATATGAGCTCTTAATTTGGCGGCTTTAAGTTCAAATTGAGTGCGGCGGATCACCACCAACTGGCGGTGTTTTAAATATTCTAAAAGGATTTGGCGCAAATTAAGCAGTTGCGGCGTGCCGTCCACCAGGGCGACGAGATTAGCGGGAAAGCTGCTTTGGAGTTCGGTGTGTTTAAAAAGATTATTGAGAACGGCTTTGGGTTTGGCTTCTTTTTTCAATTCGATGCAGATTTGCAGACCTTGACGGTCGGATTCATCGCGCAGATCTTTGATGCCGTTTAATTTTTTATTGCGGACCAAATCGGCAATTTTAGCAATGAGACGGGCCTTATTA
Above is a window of Candidatus Beckwithbacteria bacterium DNA encoding:
- a CDS encoding tyrosine-type recombinase/integrase — protein: MSAKDKIQTKNEVRRNQYVEEYLEYLEIERNCSRLTIRNYRHYLYRFLEWTDKNLAKFELTQLSLDQVTKYRVFLARFLSLKNEPLSRATQSYHVIALRSFLKYLIKRDVKTLAPEKIELPKSESKSLKFLTGEQVERLLGSVGIATLSELRDKAILETLFSTGLRVSELVKLNKGEIDIDRGEFGVIGKGGRQRVVFLSKRAKEWLKRYLAKREDEDEPLFINLRYKGDKGRLTCRSVQRIVKKYVRVAKLPVKITPHGLRHSFATDLLTGGADIRAVQEMLGHKNIATTQIYTHVTNQRLKEIYDKTHLGNR
- a CDS encoding transposase codes for the protein MPAKNVIKQYKPNSYYHIYNRGVAKQKIFLDAADYKKFLSYLKLYLMPFNLQGLSLKVAPSRMLKNYTDEVKLICYCLMPNHFHLLVWQKSIDSINHFMRSLGTKFSMYFNRRYKRVGPVFQSTYKAVEVESEEQLIYLSKYIHCNPKDILPTGIILEGYKYSSYLNYLGIINQSWVKHEDILEMPFFRGKSLSYKKFVEESDERDLIVIKNDLLEDLQG
- the gyrA gene encoding DNA gyrase subunit A; its protein translation is MDIGKLQPVEITSEMKRSYLDYAMSVIVARALPDVRDGLKPVHRRILYAMKEQGITHSSAYKKSARVVGEVLGKYHPHGDMAVYDAMVRMAQDFSLRYPLVDGHGNFGSVDGDSPAAMRYTEVRLAKISDELLNELNQETVDFIDNFDASLKEPLVLPAKLPNLLLMGADGIAVGMATKIPPHNLGEVVNAINIVVTKTKIIPHPQRPEKLTNPETVAPELLTGSLESTVTSADLMAAIPGPDFPTAGIIYDQATIEQVYTTGRGSIIVRAKTEIVERKGRFQILVTQLPYQVNKARLIAKIADLVRNKKLNGIKDLRDESDRQGLQICIELKKEAKPKAVLNNLFKHTELQSSFPANLVALVDGTPQLLNLRQILLEYLKHRQLVVIRRTQFELKAAKLRAHILEGLKIALDNLDAVITTIKKSKDADTAKINLMKKFKLSEIQAQAILDMQLRRLAALERQKIEDEYRAIKKTIDILIALLLNPAKVITTITQELKDLKQKYADPRRTKIIKNSLKQFSEEDLEPEEACLVTMTKTGYIKRMPMNTYRSQRRGGKGVTGMATKEEDEVNQIFSANTHDVLLIFTDKGRVFRLKVYEIPAGSRQAKGQAIINLINIESTEKIQSVLSLAKDKLNEGYLLMVTRQGVIKKTATAAYSNIRSSGIIAIKLDKDDQLVWVKQTSGHDHILLVSYSGQSIHFNETDSRPLGRSCRGIRGIRLNPTDYVVGMAVFNPLRKKVKGKRKFFQDILVVMEKGLGKRTDISEYPLQKRGGKGVKASQVTEKTGKLVSAQLVTEIIETVILTSKKAQVIKLPLKNIKRIGRTTQGVILMRFAKSADSVAAVALLEKQETEEE